The following are encoded together in the Drosophila biarmipes strain raj3 chromosome 3L, RU_DBia_V1.1, whole genome shotgun sequence genome:
- the LOC108035955 gene encoding protein Gemin2: protein MQHEPEEQTFQLQALEIREPDDSFDPNKPPESGEEYLMHMLYERKRCPAVVTKRSAKIRDNAGSNSFEMLDNPALPPFKCLLPTPEWRAEQVKSFLAARSQVLVLRMELVSLNYDQSAEPPLTSDQEKWQEFCRNQQPLLSTLLHLSQSDLEQLLERLSKWLQEPDSSVDLLQDVWLARWLYATLVCLHLPLEPHVFSTLRYIARSCIHLRNQLKAEEVQRAAPYNLLLTLIVQVFAQSDFKDYI from the exons ATGCAGCACGAGCCCGAGGAACAGACTTTCCAACTCCAGGCCCTAGAGATACGCGAACCAGATGACAGCTTCGATCCCAACAAGCCGCCAGAGTCCGGAGAGGAGTACCTAATGCACATGTTGTACGAGAGGAAGCGATGTCCAGCGGTGGTGACCAAAAGATCCGCCAAGATCAGGGATAATGCGGGGAGCAACTCTTTTGAGATGCTGGATAAT CCCGCTCTGCCGCCTTTTAAGTGCCTGCTGCCCACGCCCGAATGGCGGGCCGAACAGGTGAAATCCTTCCTAGCAGCCCGCTCCCAGGTGCTAGTTCTGCGCATGGAGCTGGTCAGCCTCAACTACGACCAGTCCGCGGAACCTCCTTTGACCTCGGACCAGGAAAAGTGGCAGGAGTTCTGCCGGAACCAACAGCCCCTCCTAAGCACCCTTCTCCACCTGTCCCAAAGCGATCTGGAGCAGCTGCTGGAAAGGCTCAGCAAGTGGCTGCAGGAGCCCGACTCATCGGTGGACCTTCTCCAGGACGTCTGGCTGGCCCGGTGGCTATATGCCACCTTGGTCTGCCTGCATCTTCCCCTGGAACCGCATGTGTTCAGCACCCTTCGCTACATTGCCCGATCCTGCATCCATTTGAGGAATCAATTGAAAGCGGAGGAAGTGCAGCGGGCAGCGCCCTACAACCTACTACTAACCCTCATTGTTCAGGTCTTTGCACAGAGTGACTTTAAGGATTACATTTAA
- the LOC108035954 gene encoding uncharacterized protein LOC108035954 isoform X2 gives MEPRFPMLCHDQFTMEGYFKSVGCLEDMHRLLKAEQLEITVWQNGRRLAYFVGSLSDVMQPTIPRLSCAHSSNVQLLMKATPAFPGILAPKVELSAQLTTQDRRKGCSCSSFKEESVPPVNRHVESRCLDHLDQRRKQQTVCHGRKSNCCPSTSYAGWRGASPEEQKQQERRLSTCSSTTQLSSLSQSSSLTQCSHLSSCTNPLDDHHHSCDICQAYRRMFSTY, from the coding sequence ATGGAGCCGCGGTTTCCCATGCTGTGCCACGACCAATTCACCATGGAGGGATACTTCAAGAGTGTTGGCTGCTTGGAGGACATGCACCGGCTGCTGAAGGCTGAGCAGTTGGAGATAACCGTCTGGCAGAATGGTCGGAGGCTGGCCTACTTTGTGGGAAGTCTCTCGGACGTGATGCAGCCGACCATTCCTCGATTGAGTTGCGCCCACAGCTCCAATGTCCAGCTGCTGATGAAGGCGACGCCTGCTTTTCCAGGAATCCTGGCACCAAAAGTGGAGCTGTCTGCGCAGTTGACCACGCAGGACCGAAGGAAGGGATGCAGTTGCTCCAGTTTCAAAGAAGAATCGGTACCTCCTGTCAACCGACACGTGGAGAGCCGATGTCTGGACCATTTGGACCAGCGTCGAAAGCAGCAGACCGTGTGCCATGGCAGAAAATCCAATTGCTGCCCTAGTACAAGTTATGCGGGATGGAGAGGAGCTTCCCCCGaggagcagaagcagcaggagCGACGCCTGTCCACATGCTCGAGCACAACTCAACTAAGTAGTCTCAGCCAGAGCTCCTCGTTGACGCAGTGCAGCCACTTGTCCAGTTGTACTAACCCTTTGGATGATCACCACCACAGCTGTGATATCTGTCAAGCCTACAGACGCATGTTTTCtacttattaa
- the LOC108035954 gene encoding uncharacterized protein LOC108035954 isoform X1 — translation MSHKRFYVKLDLQLHALTCPGVWLCSHGFLEATVKTLGYYFRTGAMEPRFPMLCHDQFTMEGYFKSVGCLEDMHRLLKAEQLEITVWQNGRRLAYFVGSLSDVMQPTIPRLSCAHSSNVQLLMKATPAFPGILAPKVELSAQLTTQDRRKGCSCSSFKEESVPPVNRHVESRCLDHLDQRRKQQTVCHGRKSNCCPSTSYAGWRGASPEEQKQQERRLSTCSSTTQLSSLSQSSSLTQCSHLSSCTNPLDDHHHSCDICQAYRRMFSTY, via the exons ATGTCTCACAAAAGATTCTATGTGAAGTTAGACCTTCAACTCCATGCG CTCACCTGTCCAGGCGTTTGGCTTTGTTCGCACGGATTTTTGGAGGCCACAGTCAAAACCTTGGGCTACTACTTCCGAACTGGGGCGATGGAGCCGCGGTTTCCCATGCTGTGCCACGACCAATTCACCATGGAGGGATACTTCAAGAGTGTTGGCTGCTTGGAGGACATGCACCGGCTGCTGAAGGCTGAGCAGTTGGAGATAACCGTCTGGCAGAATGGTCGGAGGCTGGCCTACTTTGTGGGAAGTCTCTCGGACGTGATGCAGCCGACCATTCCTCGATTGAGTTGCGCCCACAGCTCCAATGTCCAGCTGCTGATGAAGGCGACGCCTGCTTTTCCAGGAATCCTGGCACCAAAAGTGGAGCTGTCTGCGCAGTTGACCACGCAGGACCGAAGGAAGGGATGCAGTTGCTCCAGTTTCAAAGAAGAATCGGTACCTCCTGTCAACCGACACGTGGAGAGCCGATGTCTGGACCATTTGGACCAGCGTCGAAAGCAGCAGACCGTGTGCCATGGCAGAAAATCCAATTGCTGCCCTAGTACAAGTTATGCGGGATGGAGAGGAGCTTCCCCCGaggagcagaagcagcaggagCGACGCCTGTCCACATGCTCGAGCACAACTCAACTAAGTAGTCTCAGCCAGAGCTCCTCGTTGACGCAGTGCAGCCACTTGTCCAGTTGTACTAACCCTTTGGATGATCACCACCACAGCTGTGATATCTGTCAAGCCTACAGACGCATGTTTTCtacttattaa
- the LOC108035953 gene encoding ATP-dependent (S)-NAD(P)H-hydrate dehydratase, with protein sequence MSAITEIPVHLPKLLVLFKTVVPQLSNNKHKGQYGRIGVIGGSLEYTGAPYFAAISSLRVGADLAHVFCQSNASAIIKSYSPDLIVHPVLDSADAVDKIVPWLERLHVIVIGPGLGREPSILKTASDILKHCLEVKKPVVIDADGLFLLSDNYDLICGQRNVILTPNVMEFRRLFGEDNNAVRQKMSLLGDGVVILEKGANDKIHIPQANEVHTMPLGGSGRRCGGQGDLLSGSLATFFKWSLDSNEPNPALIAACASSYFVKRLNLAAFQKLGRGLLASDMVNEIPAIFQAEFEKGDSQ encoded by the exons ATGTCAGCCATTACGGAAATACCTGTCCATCTACCAAAGCTGTTGgtactgttcaaaacagttgTGCCACAACTGTCCAACAACAAGCACAAGGGGCAGTATGGACGGATTGGCGTAATCGGCGGGTCTTTGGAGTACACCGGTGCGCCCTACTTTGCGGCCATTTCATCCTTACGAGTTGGAGCTGATTTGGCGCATGTGTTTTGCCAATCGAACGCGTCAGCTATTATCAAGTCCTATAGTCCTGATCTGATCGTACATCCTGTTCTGGATAGCGCCGATGCAGTTGACAAAATAGTTCCGTGGCTGGAACGTCTTCATGTGATC GTTATTGGCCCTGGCTTGGGTCGGGAACCAAGTATCCTAAAAACCGCATCTGACATACTCAAGCattgcttagaggttaagaaACCAGTTGTTATTGACGCCGACGGTCTTTTCCTCCTTAGCGATAACTACGACTTGATTTGTGGACAGCGCAATGTTATACTAACACCGAATGTCATGGAATTCCGTAGACTATTTGGGGAGGACAACAACGCGGTGCGCCAAAAAATGTCGCTTCTGGGAGACGGAGTTGTCATTCTCGAGAAGGGCGCCAATGACAAAATTCATATTCCTCAAGCCAACGAAGTCCACACAATGCCTCTTGGTGGATCTGGTCGCAGATGCGGCGGCCAAGGCGACTTGCTTTCCGGATCCTTGGCGACCTTTTTTAAATGGTCGCTGGATTCAAATGAACCGAACCCAGCCCTCATAGCAGCCTGTGCCTCTAGCTACTTTGTGAAGAGGTTAAACCTAGCAGCGTTTCAAAAGTTAGGACGCGGCTTGCTAGCCAGTGATATGGTGAATGAAATACCCGCCATATTTCAGGCTGAGTTTGAAAAAGGCGACTCTCAATAG
- the LOC108035958 gene encoding protein canopy 4, translating into MILRGFPAILGLLVLLQPTGGDSPEEEQGVRYANRCEACKILATELEARLGETGKSHDVIEIGYSVDDVKPKKRTEYRRSELRLLESLENVCERVLEYNLHKERSDSTRFAKGMSQTFQTLHGLVDKGVKVDLGIPYELWDKPPVEVTQMKTQCENLLEEYEEAISDWYFKHQDKKSLKKHLCEDHVLKKKAERECLKEELAPPEAKKAKKEKSKGDKEEL; encoded by the coding sequence ATGATCCTCAGAGGGTTTCCTGCTATTCTGGGACTCCTAGTCCTCCTTCAGCCGACTGGGGGGGATTCCCCCGAAGAGGAACAGGGAGTGCGCTATGCCAACCGGTGTGAGGCCTGCAAAATCCTGGCCACCGAGCTGGAGGCGCGTCTTGGGGAAACGGGAAAGTCCCACGACGTAATAGAGATAGGATACTCCGTGGATGATGTGAAGCCCAAGAAGCGCACCGAGTATCGCCGGAGCGAACTGCGCCTGCTGGAGTCCCTGGAGAACGTTTGCGAGCGCGTTTTGGAGTACAATCTCCATAAGGAACGCTCTGACAGCACCAGATTCGCCAAAGGAATGTCGCAGACCTTCCAAACCCTCCATGGTCTCGTGGACAAGGGCGTCAAAGTGGATCTGGGAATACCCTACGAGCTGTGGGACAAGCCTCCAGTGGAGGTCACCCAAATGAAAACGCAGTGTGAAAATTTACTGGAGGAGTACGAGGAAGCCATCAGCGACTGGTACTTCAAGCACCAGGATAAGAAATCCCTGAAGAAGCACCTCTGCGAGGACCATGTCCTCAAGAAAAAGGCCGAGAGGGAGTGTCTCAAGGAGGAACTAGCACCTCCGGAAgcgaaaaaagcgaaaaaggaaaaatccaAGGGCGACAAGGAGGAGCTATGA
- the LOC108035957 gene encoding UPF0489 protein C5orf22, with the protein MESDALDKESAAAALKKLSQSESPESAKKWVPNVVVGEGEEEEAPPTKRQKTADEKEENQEEDEESEASEDLDDEAEDDEEEVPLLVAARGIPQGNTPSSLRKFQRIPVFIVDYHNDVLEFIYRCLATRHLPLANNTIVHFDSHPDLVIPRHIPASATYEKETMLNELSIENWIMPTLYAGHFNRVVWLKNSWCQQLPNGRHDFKVGQKEDRIGVDCPLDYFIADGNYCTTEDLQDRKSVELQVHDADNESLNPNDFLTESDSKGFVLDIDLDFFSTSNPFLEIYKDADCYNQLKEIFHFESVEKVKKSGTATISDYLATADKRQAQLDALKTIFWHLEEKRSLEGLDKPDETVVTPEVYARIVKLAEQLQEKYPDDEIDWHLIFDSGSTTDNNGLPHHISTAEELETYFANFKRFLERLPVPPVAITMAHSAQDDYCPQDQVAFIEGRVLGLLREVFGDRLHEKPILHYMDDPWDVMKL; encoded by the exons ATGGAATCGGATGCGCTGGATAAGGAGAGCGCTGCGGCGGCCCTGAAAAAGCTATCGCAAAGTGAAAGTCCGGAAAGTGCGAAGAAATGGGTGCCGAATGTGGTCGTCGGTGAGGGGGAGGAGGAAGAGGCGCCGCCAACAAAGAGACAAAAGACTGCAGACGAAAAGGAGGAGAATCAGGAGGAAGACGAGGAGAGCGAGGCCAGCGAAGATTTGGATGATGAAGCGGaagacgacgaggaggaggttCCGCTCCTGGTTGCCGCCAGGGGAATCCCTCAAGGAAACACCCCAAGCAGTCTGAGGAAATTCCAGCGCATCCCCGTTTTTATCGTCGACTATCACAACGATGTTCTGGAGTTCATCTACCGCTGCCTGGCCACCCGCCACCTTCCCCTGGCGAACAACACCATCGTCCACTTCGATTCGCACCCGGACCTGGTCATTCCCCGACACATACCCGCCAGTGCGACGTACGAGAAGGAAACCATGCTCAACGAGCTGAGCATCGAGAACTGGATCATGCCCACTCTATATGCAG GTCATTTTAACCGAGTGGTGTGGCTGAAGAACTCGTGGTGCCAGCAGCTGCCCAATGGCAGACACGACTTCAAAGTTGGCCAAAAGGAGGACCGCATTGGAGTAGACTGCCCACTCGATTACTTCATAGCCGATGGCAACTACTGCACCACCGAGGATCTCCAGGATCGGAAGAGCGTGGAGCTGCAGGTTCACGATGCGGACAACGAAAGTCTCAATCCCAACGACTTCCTAACGGAAAGCGACTCCAAGGGATTTGTGTTGGATATAGACCTTGATTTCTTCAGCACCTCCAACCCGTTCTTAGAGATCTACAAGGATGCTGATTGCTACAATCAACTGAAGGAGATCTTCCATTTCGAAAGCGTGGAAAAGGTGAAAAAGTCTGGTACTGCCACTATATCCGATTACTTGGCCACAGCAGACAAGAGGCAGGCTCAATTGGATGCACTGAAGACGATCTTCTGGCACTTGGAGGAGAAGCGCAGTTTGGAGGGACTGGACAAACCCGATGAGACGGTGGTTACTCCCGAAGTCTATGCTAGGATCGTAAAACTTGCCGAGCAGCTGCAGGAAAAGTATCCAGACGATGAAATCGACTGGCACTTGATATTCGATTCGGGTAGCACCACCGACAATAATGGCTTGCCCCATCACATCAGCACCGCCGAGGAGTTGGAGACTTACTTTGCGAACTTCAAGAGATTTTTAGAACGACTGCCAGTTCCCCCAGTGGCCATTACGATGGCCCATTCTGCACAGGACGACTACTGTCCCCAGGATCAGGTGGCATTTATCGAGGGACGCGTTTTAGGGCTGCTACGGGAGGTTTTCGGCGATAGACTGCATGAGAAACCCATTCTGCACTACATGGACGATCCTTGGGATGTGATGAAGCTCTAA